From one Methylomonas paludis genomic stretch:
- a CDS encoding efflux transporter outer membrane subunit has protein sequence MKMLISLCKRQRIQRLGTASLTALLSACTVGPDYHAPQPVMPEHWLETTAPAADAGSDLSAWWHGFNDERLNRLVERVLQNNLDLKAATARIQTARAERLATDAKSWPTINASTAYQRQRISPNALLGALGSIQGGSQTKSSSLLSTLGPIGQPFSLFQAGFDSSWELDLFGSISRQQEVAAANADAIIENLHDVQLSLAAETARLYLELSAQQAQLVIAEDRVKTQTELYRLAAASYQEGMVTALDVQQAKAEQETAESSLAPLTAQLKNTRHALALLSGLPPGGLETELAGVPAVIPMPPVIQPGMPADLLRRRPDIRQAERSVASASAAIGAAVAEMFPKLTLTGTAGFQSQDLSNFTNMSSGFYGFGPRLSLPIFQAGRLKANVEAQEARHQEALAAYDKSVLTALKEVEDGLATIQGEHSRRLALEQAEQTARQAAETALAYYSEGETNLQSVLDSRRVWHNAREQLVQSRSNWATAHVALFKALGGGW, from the coding sequence ATGAAGATGCTGATTTCATTATGCAAGCGGCAGCGCATTCAACGGCTGGGAACGGCCAGCCTCACGGCTTTACTCAGCGCCTGTACGGTTGGGCCTGATTACCATGCCCCCCAACCGGTCATGCCTGAACATTGGCTGGAAACCACAGCGCCGGCTGCCGACGCCGGCTCCGATTTAAGCGCATGGTGGCATGGTTTTAACGACGAGCGCCTGAATCGTTTGGTTGAACGGGTATTGCAGAACAACCTGGACCTGAAGGCAGCCACAGCCCGCATCCAGACCGCCAGAGCCGAACGTCTGGCGACCGATGCCAAAAGCTGGCCCACCATCAATGCGTCCACCGCTTATCAACGCCAACGCATCAGTCCCAATGCGTTGCTGGGTGCGCTGGGTTCGATACAGGGTGGCAGCCAGACCAAGAGCAGCAGCCTGCTGTCAACGCTGGGGCCGATCGGCCAACCATTCAGTCTGTTCCAGGCCGGTTTCGACAGCTCCTGGGAACTGGATCTGTTTGGCAGTATCAGCCGCCAACAGGAAGTAGCCGCCGCCAACGCCGATGCCATCATCGAGAATCTGCATGACGTGCAGCTCAGTCTGGCAGCCGAAACAGCAAGACTATACCTGGAACTAAGCGCACAGCAGGCTCAGCTGGTAATAGCTGAGGATAGAGTAAAAACCCAGACCGAGCTATATCGGCTGGCCGCCGCCAGTTACCAGGAAGGCATGGTAACCGCACTGGATGTGCAGCAGGCCAAAGCCGAACAGGAAACTGCTGAAAGCAGCCTGGCACCACTGACCGCGCAGCTCAAAAACACCAGACATGCGCTGGCGCTATTATCAGGTTTACCACCGGGAGGGCTGGAAACTGAGCTGGCCGGTGTTCCAGCAGTAATTCCTATGCCGCCTGTGATTCAGCCCGGTATGCCTGCCGATCTATTACGGCGCCGGCCAGACATCCGTCAGGCGGAACGCTCAGTGGCATCTGCTTCCGCCGCTATCGGCGCAGCGGTGGCCGAAATGTTTCCTAAGCTAACCCTGACCGGCACGGCGGGATTCCAAAGCCAGGATTTGAGTAATTTTACCAATATGTCCAGCGGTTTTTACGGTTTTGGCCCTCGCCTATCACTGCCGATTTTCCAGGCCGGGCGGCTGAAAGCCAATGTCGAAGCCCAGGAAGCCCGTCACCAGGAGGCCTTGGCGGCTTACGATAAATCGGTACTGACCGCGTTAAAAGAAGTTGAAGATGGTCTGGCAACCATACAGGGTGAACACAGCCGCCGGCTGGCCCTGGAACAAGCCGAGCAAACCGCCCGGCAAGCCGCAGAAACCGCCCTGGCC
- a CDS encoding efflux RND transporter permease subunit, producing the protein MKPLNLSDWALRHQSFIAYLLAVTILMGGLAYFSLGRAEDPDFTIRTMIVTAEWPGSTAREMEQQVTDRLEKKLQETPWLDFVQSYSEPGRCFIFVNLKDYAPNAQVPNAWYQVRKKLADISNTLPEGVRGPFFNDEFGDTYGTIYAFTADGFTHAELKDNVDDVRQELLRIPNVAKVDLIGVQQEKVYIEVSHRKLATLGLDPMIIVQTLRQQNAMNPGGSVETASDKIYLRISGDLKSVEAIREIGIVANGHQFRLGDIAKVYRGYADPITPKFRYMGEDGIAIAVSMTKGGDILALGEQLSAEIARLSANLPVGIEVHQVSDQPRVVKHSVNEFMKSLGEAVIIVLAVSFLSLGWRTGLVVALSIPLVLAITFLVMKILGIDLQRISLGALIIALGLLVDDAIISTEMIVVKMEQGWDRIKAATFAYTSTAFPMLTGTLVTAAAFTPVGFAKSSAGEYCFTIFAVVGIALLVSWLVAVVFTPYIGYLILPDVHSDNIHNEADVYSRGIYPRFRQLIAGCLRHRRWVLTGTALLFVLVMGAFRMVEQQFFPYSDRPEILMDLLLPQGSSILTTERETKKAEALLKDDPDIVNFVSYVGAGSPRFYLPLDQQLDRNNFAQLVVLTKDLAARERVLSRLRTALDNDFTLLRVRLNRLENGPPVGFPVQFRVSGRDIAQTRLIADEVAKIMRSNPHTQDVQLDWGEPSKVVRLNVDQDKARVLGVSSSDISLVLNTMLSGYKITDYRERNKLIEVLGRGEADERNNPALIEEVNIQARNGKSVPLSQLVHSEYGFEEGIIWRRDRFPTFTVRSDIRDNTQALDVAAQIEPLLAPLRAKLPDGYRIELGGAVESSQKAQASINAVMPVMLFSLVTLLMMQLQSVKRTAMVLLTAPLGMIGVTVFLLLFKVPFGFVATLGVIALSGMIMRNSVILVDQIDQDIAAGVRPWDAIIEAATRRLRPILLTAAAAILAMIPLTSSVFWGPMAVVIMGGLLVATVLTLLFLPALYAAWFGIKEQ; encoded by the coding sequence ATGAAACCCCTGAATTTGTCCGACTGGGCTTTACGCCATCAGTCTTTTATTGCCTATCTGTTGGCCGTCACCATCCTGATGGGCGGCCTAGCCTATTTCAGCTTAGGCCGGGCTGAAGATCCGGATTTTACCATCAGGACGATGATCGTCACTGCCGAATGGCCGGGCTCAACAGCGCGGGAAATGGAACAGCAAGTAACCGACCGCCTGGAAAAGAAACTGCAGGAGACACCCTGGCTGGATTTTGTGCAGAGCTATTCCGAACCGGGCCGCTGTTTCATCTTCGTCAATCTCAAGGATTATGCCCCCAATGCCCAGGTACCCAATGCCTGGTATCAGGTACGTAAAAAACTGGCCGATATCAGCAATACCTTGCCTGAAGGTGTGCGTGGGCCATTTTTTAATGACGAATTTGGTGATACCTACGGCACTATTTACGCCTTTACCGCCGATGGTTTCACTCATGCCGAGCTGAAAGATAATGTCGACGATGTGCGCCAGGAACTGCTGAGAATACCCAATGTGGCCAAGGTGGATTTGATCGGCGTGCAACAGGAAAAAGTCTATATCGAGGTTTCACACCGCAAATTGGCCACCCTGGGTCTAGACCCGATGATCATCGTCCAGACCTTGCGCCAGCAGAACGCCATGAATCCAGGCGGCAGCGTCGAGACCGCCAGCGACAAGATCTATCTGCGCATCAGCGGCGACCTGAAGTCGGTTGAGGCGATCCGCGAAATCGGCATCGTTGCCAATGGCCATCAATTCCGGCTGGGTGATATCGCCAAGGTGTATCGCGGCTATGCCGACCCCATCACGCCCAAATTTCGCTATATGGGTGAGGATGGCATTGCCATCGCAGTATCAATGACCAAAGGCGGCGACATTTTAGCCTTGGGCGAACAACTGTCTGCGGAAATCGCCCGCCTGTCAGCCAATCTGCCGGTCGGCATAGAAGTGCATCAGGTATCTGATCAGCCGCGCGTGGTCAAACATTCGGTCAACGAATTCATGAAAAGTCTGGGTGAGGCGGTGATCATTGTGCTGGCGGTCAGCTTCCTGTCGCTAGGCTGGCGCACCGGACTGGTGGTGGCCTTATCCATTCCGCTGGTATTGGCCATCACTTTCCTGGTGATGAAAATACTAGGCATAGACTTACAGCGCATATCGCTGGGCGCGCTGATTATCGCCTTGGGACTATTGGTGGACGATGCGATTATCTCCACCGAAATGATCGTGGTAAAAATGGAACAAGGCTGGGACCGGATCAAGGCCGCAACCTTTGCCTATACTTCCACTGCCTTTCCGATGCTGACCGGCACCCTGGTCACGGCAGCCGCATTCACCCCGGTCGGTTTCGCCAAGTCCTCAGCCGGTGAATATTGTTTCACCATTTTCGCTGTGGTCGGTATTGCCCTGCTGGTGTCCTGGCTGGTAGCCGTTGTCTTTACCCCTTATATCGGCTATCTGATTTTGCCGGATGTACACAGCGACAACATCCATAACGAAGCCGATGTTTACAGCCGGGGCATCTATCCGCGCTTTCGGCAACTGATAGCCGGGTGTTTGCGCCACCGGCGCTGGGTGCTGACCGGCACCGCCTTATTATTCGTACTGGTCATGGGTGCGTTCCGTATGGTCGAACAACAGTTCTTCCCCTACTCCGACCGCCCGGAAATACTGATGGATTTATTGCTGCCCCAGGGTTCATCGATTCTGACTACAGAACGCGAAACCAAGAAAGCCGAAGCCCTGCTTAAAGATGATCCGGACATTGTCAACTTCGTCAGCTATGTCGGCGCCGGCTCGCCCCGCTTTTATCTGCCACTGGATCAACAACTGGATAGAAATAACTTTGCCCAGTTGGTGGTGTTGACCAAGGATCTGGCAGCCCGCGAACGAGTGCTGAGTCGTTTGCGTACCGCGCTGGACAACGATTTCACCCTGCTGCGGGTGCGCCTTAACCGGCTGGAGAACGGGCCGCCGGTGGGCTTTCCAGTGCAGTTCCGGGTTTCCGGCCGCGACATAGCCCAGACCCGGCTTATTGCCGATGAAGTAGCCAAAATCATGCGCAGCAACCCGCACACTCAAGATGTGCAGTTGGATTGGGGTGAGCCAAGCAAAGTGGTGCGCCTGAACGTGGATCAGGACAAAGCCAGAGTATTGGGTGTCAGTTCCAGCGATATTTCCTTAGTGCTAAATACCATGTTATCGGGATATAAAATCACCGATTACCGGGAGCGTAACAAATTGATCGAGGTTTTGGGGCGTGGCGAAGCTGACGAACGCAACAATCCGGCCCTGATAGAGGAAGTGAATATTCAGGCCCGTAACGGTAAATCGGTGCCGCTCAGCCAATTGGTGCACAGCGAATACGGTTTTGAAGAAGGCATAATCTGGCGGCGCGACCGGTTCCCCACCTTTACGGTTAGGAGTGATATCCGCGATAACACTCAGGCGCTGGATGTGGCTGCGCAAATCGAGCCTTTGCTAGCACCCTTGCGGGCCAAATTGCCGGACGGCTACCGCATCGAATTAGGCGGTGCGGTGGAAAGCAGTCAAAAAGCCCAAGCCTCTATCAATGCGGTGATGCCGGTCATGCTGTTCAGTTTAGTGACCTTGCTGATGATGCAATTACAAAGCGTCAAACGCACCGCGATGGTGTTATTGACAGCCCCGCTGGGCATGATAGGCGTCACTGTGTTTCTGCTGCTGTTTAAGGTGCCGTTTGGCTTTGTCGCCACCCTGGGGGTGATTGCACTGTCGGGTATGATTATGCGTAACTCGGTGATCCTGGTGGATCAGATTGATCAGGATATTGCCGCCGGCGTCCGGCCCTGGGATGCCATTATCGAAGCCGCCACCCGCCGCTTGCGGCCTATCCTGCTCACTGCCGCCGCTGCAATTCTGGCCATGATACCGCTAACCAGCAGCGTATTTTGGGGGCCGATGGCGGTGGTGATCATGGGCGGTTTACTGGTGGCCACCGTATTAACACTATTATTCCTGCCGGCCCTGTATGCGGCCTGGTTTGGTATAAAGGAGCAATGA
- a CDS encoding efflux RND transporter periplasmic adaptor subunit codes for MSHANTLFQTSDRPLGTGKQWLRVAILLAGSIFLAACSEPDTTEPAPRPVRITDVQFRQAAITARYSGEIRARHESPLAFQVGGKLLKRLVDVGTAVERGQLLATLDPADVRLDEAGVSAQLAAAQAELDQANKDLNHLSNLQKQNLASPAAVERRQDQVRTTAARLAAARATLGSYARKSNYTELRAEQAGVITAVDAEPGQIVASGQSIVRLAQTNEQEVVISVPENRLQDLRAASSIKVSLWAYPEHFYVGRLREVSPSVDQVLRTYTVKVSIPGADANVVMGMTATVQVERNEPQPVAWLPLTALTQQHGQPAVWVFDKQTSTVQIRTVTMAGYDEANAKVLGGISAGEAVITAGVHKLIAGQKVRILGANP; via the coding sequence ATGAGCCATGCCAACACCCTATTCCAGACATCAGATCGTCCATTAGGCACGGGTAAGCAGTGGTTGAGGGTGGCTATACTGTTAGCCGGCAGCATTTTTCTGGCCGCCTGCTCCGAACCCGACACCACAGAGCCGGCACCCAGGCCGGTCAGGATTACCGATGTGCAATTTCGCCAAGCCGCCATCACCGCCCGTTATTCAGGTGAAATCCGCGCTCGCCATGAAAGCCCGCTGGCTTTTCAGGTTGGCGGCAAACTGCTCAAGCGTCTGGTGGACGTGGGAACCGCCGTCGAGCGCGGCCAGTTGCTGGCAACTCTGGATCCGGCTGATGTCCGGCTTGACGAAGCCGGAGTATCGGCACAATTGGCGGCAGCACAGGCCGAGCTGGATCAGGCCAACAAAGATCTAAATCATCTTAGCAATCTGCAGAAACAGAACCTAGCCAGTCCGGCCGCTGTGGAGCGTCGCCAGGACCAAGTCCGCACCACTGCTGCCCGCCTGGCAGCGGCACGCGCCACGCTGGGCAGCTATGCCCGCAAATCAAATTACACAGAACTGCGGGCTGAGCAAGCCGGCGTTATCACCGCAGTCGATGCCGAACCGGGGCAAATCGTTGCGTCCGGTCAAAGCATCGTGCGGCTGGCCCAAACCAATGAACAAGAAGTTGTGATCAGCGTCCCGGAAAATCGCTTGCAGGATCTGCGTGCCGCCAGCTCAATCAAAGTCAGTTTATGGGCCTATCCTGAGCATTTCTATGTCGGGCGACTGCGGGAGGTTTCCCCTAGCGTGGATCAGGTGCTGCGCACTTATACGGTCAAGGTATCGATACCCGGCGCTGATGCGAACGTGGTCATGGGCATGACCGCCACCGTGCAGGTGGAAAGAAACGAGCCACAACCCGTGGCTTGGCTGCCCTTGACTGCGCTGACTCAGCAACACGGCCAACCGGCAGTGTGGGTATTTGATAAACAGACCAGTACCGTCCAGATCCGTACCGTCACCATGGCCGGTTATGACGAGGCTAACGCCAAAGTGCTGGGTGGCATCAGCGCCGGCGAAGCGGTGATTACTGCCGGCGTCCACAAACTGATCGCGGGACAAAAAGTGCGCATCCTGGGAGCAAATCCATGA
- a CDS encoding TetR/AcrR family transcriptional regulator translates to MSISERRERDRLKIRNKILDAARELFATEGYDAVTMRSIAGVIEYSATTIYLHFKDKDALIRELCRVDSMALTQAVQSVATEPEPLERLRKIGMAYVAFGITHPNHYRLMFMSNRHSEVEELAEMGHGNPETDGYLLLLNTLSEAIARQLLLPELADANLLAQAFWAGVHGVTALHITKYGDPWIEWCSVEATANLTINAMIRGVQR, encoded by the coding sequence ATGAGCATTTCCGAACGGCGGGAGCGGGACCGCCTAAAAATCCGCAACAAAATCTTGGATGCCGCACGCGAACTGTTTGCCACCGAAGGCTATGATGCTGTGACCATGCGCAGCATAGCCGGGGTGATCGAGTATTCCGCTACCACCATTTATCTGCATTTCAAGGACAAAGACGCATTGATACGTGAGCTGTGCCGGGTGGATTCGATGGCTTTGACTCAAGCCGTGCAAAGCGTCGCCACTGAGCCGGAGCCGTTGGAACGGTTGCGTAAAATAGGCATGGCTTATGTAGCGTTCGGTATCACCCACCCCAACCACTACCGGCTGATGTTTATGAGCAACCGCCACTCCGAAGTCGAAGAACTGGCGGAAATGGGCCATGGCAATCCGGAAACCGACGGTTATCTGCTGCTGTTGAACACCCTCAGCGAAGCCATTGCCCGGCAACTGCTGCTGCCGGAACTGGCAGATGCCAACTTGCTGGCCCAGGCTTTTTGGGCCGGCGTGCATGGGGTCACCGCGCTGCATATCACCAAATATGGCGATCCCTGGATCGAGTGGTGCAGCGTAGAAGCCACTGCAAACTTAACCATAAATGCAATGATCAGAGGAGTGCAACGATGA
- a CDS encoding DUF1566 domain-containing protein, translated as MQHGKILLTATMLLSLNSLNAQANLYITGGGLGVYDSGINATWTRDANLLGSWEGAYQSTSYNNIVTAIINASSGVIHDTPNGFDPTGTYTLTAADFGSGGTVDWWAGLAFVNYLDTQHYAGSSQWALPSTPDTVPSYGYNQTDSQLGELFYNELGGTASNPIPSGPFSNVQSLAYWSGTEFTANPSLAPTPYLAWNFLSYNGFQDINFKNAQFSVWAVSPGSIAAVPEANIIYLFGTGLLGLLGLKRRGTIK; from the coding sequence ATGCAACACGGGAAAATCCTATTGACTGCCACTATGCTGTTGAGCCTCAACAGCCTAAATGCCCAAGCTAATTTATACATCACTGGCGGCGGCCTAGGGGTTTACGACAGCGGCATCAATGCCACCTGGACTCGAGATGCCAACCTGTTAGGCAGTTGGGAAGGCGCTTATCAATCCACCAGTTACAATAATATCGTCACTGCGATCATCAATGCCAGTAGTGGGGTAATCCATGATACCCCCAATGGTTTCGATCCTACCGGCACTTACACCCTGACTGCCGCTGATTTTGGCAGTGGTGGCACGGTAGACTGGTGGGCTGGTCTGGCGTTTGTCAATTACCTGGATACCCAGCATTATGCCGGCTCAAGTCAATGGGCTTTACCCTCGACTCCAGATACGGTTCCATCATATGGTTACAACCAAACCGACAGTCAACTAGGTGAGCTGTTTTACAACGAATTAGGTGGCACAGCATCCAATCCCATTCCCTCTGGTCCGTTCAGCAATGTGCAATCCCTTGCGTACTGGTCTGGTACGGAGTTTACGGCCAATCCTTCCCTGGCACCTACTCCTTACCTGGCATGGAACTTCCTTAGCTACAATGGCTTCCAGGATATCAACTTTAAGAACGCCCAGTTTTCGGTATGGGCAGTCAGCCCCGGCAGCATTGCCGCCGTACCGGAAGCCAATATAATCTACTTGTTTGGCACCGGCTTGTTAGGTTTGCTTGGCTTAAAACGACGCGGCACCATTAAGTAA
- the gorA gene encoding glutathione-disulfide reductase: MTDYDVDLFVIGAGSAGVRAARMAAGLGVRVAIAENRYLGGTCVNVGCVPKKLFVYAAHFQEDFAAAPGFGWSLGTPKFDWSVLLAHKDREIQRLQKIYAGLLENTGVQIINGQASLVDAHTVRVGEQTFSCERILIATGAWPAIPDIPGRELVVSSNEMFALPALPKRVLIVGGGYIAVEFAGILHGLGVATTLCYRGDRLLRGFDNDIRDFLAEEMRKQGIDIRLNTDISRISQTADGLLAHFGENQAIAADLVLYATGRTANTAGLGLEAVGVALTDKGAIQINPAYQTNIPSIYALGDVANSFNLTPVATAEATALVNQLYGHSASPVDYDHIPTAVFSQPNIGTVGLTEAAARKRYPDIDVYKSVFTPMKHTLSGLNQKTLMKLVVERSTDKVLGVHMVGADAGEIIQGMAIAIRAGASKAVFDSTIGIHPTAAEEFVTMRKPVASGFAGLPDGESSKTTKNAN, from the coding sequence ATGACTGACTACGATGTTGATTTATTTGTAATAGGTGCCGGTTCAGCCGGGGTTCGGGCAGCGCGGATGGCCGCCGGCCTGGGAGTTAGGGTCGCGATTGCCGAAAATCGCTACCTGGGCGGCACCTGCGTCAATGTCGGCTGTGTGCCGAAAAAACTGTTTGTCTATGCCGCCCATTTTCAAGAAGATTTTGCCGCCGCTCCCGGCTTTGGCTGGTCGCTGGGTACGCCGAAATTCGATTGGTCGGTGTTACTGGCCCATAAAGACCGGGAAATTCAACGCCTGCAAAAAATTTATGCCGGCCTGCTGGAAAATACCGGTGTGCAAATCATCAACGGCCAGGCCAGTCTGGTGGATGCCCATACTGTCAGGGTGGGTGAACAGACCTTTAGCTGCGAACGAATTCTGATCGCCACCGGGGCCTGGCCGGCTATCCCGGACATTCCGGGCCGCGAACTGGTGGTGAGTTCCAACGAAATGTTTGCCTTGCCGGCACTACCCAAACGGGTGCTGATCGTCGGCGGTGGTTATATAGCCGTGGAATTTGCCGGTATACTGCATGGTCTGGGCGTTGCAACCACGCTGTGTTATCGGGGAGACCGCTTACTGCGCGGCTTTGATAATGATATCCGCGATTTTCTGGCCGAGGAAATGCGCAAACAAGGCATCGACATTCGCCTCAATACCGATATCAGCCGGATTAGCCAAACTGCAGATGGCTTGCTGGCCCATTTCGGGGAGAATCAGGCCATCGCCGCCGATCTGGTGTTATATGCCACCGGCAGAACCGCCAATACCGCCGGTTTGGGGCTGGAAGCGGTCGGCGTGGCGCTGACCGATAAAGGCGCTATCCAGATAAATCCGGCTTACCAGACCAATATCCCGTCTATCTACGCCTTGGGTGATGTGGCCAACAGCTTCAATCTGACTCCGGTTGCCACCGCCGAAGCCACGGCTTTGGTCAACCAGCTGTATGGTCACAGTGCCAGCCCGGTTGATTACGATCATATCCCCACCGCCGTGTTCAGCCAGCCCAATATCGGCACAGTGGGTTTAACTGAAGCCGCCGCCCGCAAACGTTATCCGGACATTGATGTTTATAAATCGGTATTCACGCCGATGAAACACACCCTGTCCGGCCTGAATCAGAAGACCCTGATGAAATTGGTGGTCGAACGCAGCACCGATAAAGTGCTGGGAGTACACATGGTGGGTGCCGATGCCGGCGAAATTATCCAGGGTATGGCCATCGCCATCCGCGCCGGAGCCAGCAAAGCCGTGTTTGATTCCACCATAGGCATCCACCCCACCGCTGCCGAAGAGTTTGTCACCATGCGCAAACCGGTTGCTAGCGGTTTTGCTGGATTGCCCGACGGCGAATCCAGCAAAACCACAAAAAATGCCAACTAA
- a CDS encoding peroxiredoxin, producing the protein MTVNVPDVIFKTRVRDESLGGDNPFRWQDVSSSDIFSGKTVVIVALPGAFTPTCSNTHLPGYEAKYQAFIDQGIDDIYCLSVNDAFTMFQWGKHLGISHIKMLPDGNGDFSRGMGMLVKKENLGFGYRSWRYAMLVEDGKIIKLFSEPGKADNHPEDPFTISAADNMLAYLQQA; encoded by the coding sequence ATGACTGTAAACGTACCTGATGTAATCTTTAAAACCCGTGTTCGCGATGAAAGCCTGGGCGGTGATAACCCGTTCCGCTGGCAGGATGTCAGCAGCAGCGATATTTTCAGCGGCAAAACAGTGGTGATTGTGGCGCTGCCCGGTGCTTTCACACCAACTTGTTCCAACACCCATTTGCCGGGCTATGAGGCTAAATATCAAGCGTTTATCGATCAGGGTATCGATGACATCTATTGCTTGAGTGTCAACGATGCCTTCACCATGTTTCAGTGGGGCAAACATCTTGGCATCAGCCATATAAAAATGTTGCCGGACGGTAATGGCGACTTTAGCAGAGGCATGGGCATGCTGGTCAAAAAGGAAAATCTGGGCTTTGGCTATCGTTCCTGGCGTTATGCCATGCTGGTAGAGGACGGCAAGATTATTAAACTGTTCAGTGAACCCGGTAAAGCCGATAATCACCCGGAAGACCCATTCACCATCAGCGCTGCCGATAACATGCTGGCTTATCTGCAGCAGGCTTAA
- a CDS encoding LysR substrate-binding domain-containing protein — MNLRDLHYLVAVADLHSFVQAAQRCFISQPTLSMQIKKLEDSLGVQIFERSNKKVLITPIGAAIIASARRIIQETELIEALAENAQDPLAGKLRLGGFPTLSTYLFPQLAILIKQNLPGIHLILVEEKTDGLLQQLKNGELDAALLALPLAEEGLETCLLFSDEFLLAVPSTDALAARTKIKQVDLAGRQVLLLDEGHCLRGQALQVCRINGADEHQDLRATGLETLRQMVKAGAGMTFMPEIAVRPDEAGIRYLRFAAPAPYRHIALVWRKTSVRTTLFNELSRLVQQAVQPPSC; from the coding sequence ATGAACTTGCGAGATTTACATTATTTGGTAGCAGTGGCCGACCTGCACAGTTTTGTCCAGGCAGCCCAACGCTGTTTTATCAGTCAGCCGACTTTGAGTATGCAAATCAAAAAATTGGAAGACAGTCTGGGGGTGCAGATTTTTGAGCGCAGTAATAAAAAAGTGCTGATTACCCCTATCGGTGCGGCCATTATTGCTTCAGCACGGCGCATTATTCAGGAAACCGAGCTGATCGAAGCGCTGGCGGAAAATGCCCAAGACCCCTTGGCCGGCAAGTTGCGACTGGGCGGCTTTCCCACCTTATCAACTTATCTGTTTCCGCAATTGGCGATATTGATCAAGCAGAACCTGCCCGGTATTCATCTGATCCTGGTGGAAGAAAAAACCGACGGCTTGCTGCAGCAATTAAAAAATGGCGAACTGGATGCGGCCTTGCTGGCCTTGCCGCTGGCAGAAGAAGGTCTGGAAACCTGCTTGTTATTTAGCGATGAATTTTTGCTGGCAGTGCCCAGCACTGATGCTCTGGCCGCCAGAACAAAGATAAAACAGGTGGATTTGGCCGGCCGGCAAGTATTATTGCTGGACGAAGGTCATTGTTTGCGCGGTCAGGCCCTGCAGGTTTGCCGGATCAATGGTGCCGACGAACATCAGGATTTACGCGCCACCGGCCTGGAAACCCTCCGACAAATGGTAAAAGCCGGTGCCGGTATGACTTTTATGCCGGAAATTGCCGTCCGGCCCGACGAAGCCGGCATCCGCTACCTCCGCTTCGCCGCACCAGCCCCGTATCGTCATATCGCCCTGGTGTGGCGCAAGACCAGTGTGCGGACAACATTGTTTAACGAATTAAGCCGTTTGGTGCAGCAGGCCGTTCAACCACCCAGTTGCTGA
- the queA gene encoding tRNA preQ1(34) S-adenosylmethionine ribosyltransferase-isomerase QueA, with protein sequence MKKSDFNYDLPADLIAQQPLAERGASRMLQLDKHHGSWQDAWFSGFIDLLKPEDLLVFNDTKVIPARLYAQKTSGGKVEMLIERVVDNRQAWAHIKASKAPKADAELILSNGQTCRVLGREHDLFLVEFPAQQSLLSLLAEIGHIPLPPYITRADTAADLERYQTVFAKNAGAVAAPTAGLHFDQALLDELDRRGIGKSYVTLHVGSGTFQPVRVENLAEHIMHQEFFQVSAATVAAVRQTRARGGRVVAIGTTAVRALESAAAGGELEAGFGDTRLFITPGYQFKVVDALLTNFHLPESTLLMLISAFAGYEPVMAAYRHAIAQRYRFFSYGDAMAIF encoded by the coding sequence ATGAAGAAAAGCGATTTTAATTATGATTTACCGGCTGACCTGATTGCCCAGCAGCCCCTGGCTGAGCGCGGTGCCAGCCGCATGCTGCAATTGGATAAACACCATGGCAGCTGGCAGGATGCCTGGTTTAGCGGCTTTATAGATTTACTTAAACCTGAGGATTTACTGGTATTTAACGACACCAAGGTGATACCGGCCCGGCTGTATGCCCAGAAAACCAGCGGCGGCAAGGTGGAAATGCTGATCGAACGGGTGGTGGACAACCGGCAAGCCTGGGCGCATATCAAAGCCAGCAAAGCGCCTAAAGCCGATGCCGAATTAATATTAAGCAACGGCCAGACCTGCCGGGTACTGGGCCGCGAACATGATCTATTCCTGGTGGAATTTCCGGCCCAGCAAAGCTTATTAAGCTTGCTGGCCGAAATAGGTCATATACCCTTGCCGCCCTATATTACCCGCGCCGATACCGCCGCCGACCTGGAACGCTATCAGACCGTATTTGCCAAGAATGCCGGCGCAGTGGCGGCACCAACCGCCGGCCTGCATTTCGATCAAGCCCTGCTGGACGAGCTGGATCGGCGCGGTATCGGCAAAAGCTATGTCACCCTGCATGTCGGCAGCGGCACCTTTCAGCCGGTAAGAGTGGAAAATCTGGCCGAACATATCATGCATCAGGAGTTTTTCCAGGTATCCGCTGCCACAGTAGCGGCAGTCAGGCAGACCAGGGCGCGTGGGGGCAGGGTGGTGGCCATCGGCACCACAGCGGTACGAGCCTTGGAATCAGCAGCAGCCGGCGGTGAACTAGAGGCCGGTTTTGGCGATACCCGTCTGTTCATCACCCCCGGCTACCAGTTTAAAGTGGTAGATGCCTTGTTGACCAATTTCCATTTGCCGGAATCAACCCTGTTAATGCTGATCTCAGCTTTTGCCGGTTATGAACCGGTGATGGCCGCCTATCGCCACGCCATTGCCCAGCGCTACCGGTTTTTTAGTTATGGCGATGCGATGGCAATTTTTTAA